In a single window of the Flavobacterium sp. W4I14 genome:
- a CDS encoding NADH-quinone oxidoreductase subunit M (product_source=KO:K00342; cog=COG1008; ko=KO:K00342; pfam=PF00361,PF01059; tigrfam=TIGR01972; transmembrane_helix_parts=Outside_1_3,TMhelix_4_22,Inside_23_26,TMhelix_27_49,Outside_50_74,TMhelix_75_97,Inside_98_103,TMhelix_104_121,Outside_122_125,TMhelix_126_148,Inside_149_159,TMhelix_160_182,Outside_183_201,TMhelix_202_224,Inside_225_236,TMhelix_237_256,Outside_257_265,TMhelix_266_288,Inside_289_294,TMhelix_295_312,Outside_313_321,TMhelix_322_344,Inside_345_356,TMhelix_357_379,Outside_380_393,TMhelix_394_416,Inside_417_444,TMhelix_445_467,Outside_468_487): MEQLLLLIFLPLVGAIITAFAGKSAKIVSTVFSVVSLVLTLVIAGNFIPNANTQFEVNLPWIADLGINFHAGIDGISMLVVLLTNLLVPIIILSSYNHQYKNPAAFYALILFMQCGLLLVFTALDAFLFYIGWEAALIPIYFICAIWGGKDRIRINMKFFVYTIAGSLFMLMGIIYLYLQNPAHNFDIQAFYALNLDSTQQGWIFWAFFIAFAIKMPIFPFHTWQPDTYTAAPTQGTMLLSGIMLKMGIYGVIRWLLPIVPAGVHNWGQVAIVLSIIGIVYASLIAFTQKDAKRLVAYSSIAHVGLISAGIFAFNQQGMQGAMVQMLSHGINVVGLFFVLDIIFSRVKTNKIEELGGIAKVAPQLALAFLIIVLGTVALPGTNGFIGEFLLLMGVYNYGIWAAAIAGLTIIFGAVYMLRMYQNVMLGETNSLTITFTDIKGTEKLVLYTICALIIVLGVYPKPILHLTEASVQHLLEQVNQKLNTVN, from the coding sequence ATGGAACAACTTTTACTACTTATATTTCTTCCGCTTGTAGGTGCAATTATTACTGCATTTGCTGGTAAGTCGGCTAAAATAGTTTCGACCGTATTTTCGGTTGTTTCTTTGGTTTTGACTTTGGTTATCGCCGGTAATTTCATTCCAAATGCAAATACCCAGTTTGAGGTTAATTTGCCATGGATTGCAGATTTAGGCATCAATTTCCACGCAGGTATCGATGGCATTAGCATGCTTGTGGTATTGCTAACCAATTTATTGGTGCCGATCATTATTTTATCGAGCTATAACCACCAGTATAAAAATCCTGCTGCATTTTATGCGTTGATTTTGTTTATGCAATGTGGCTTATTGTTGGTATTTACTGCATTGGATGCGTTCTTGTTCTATATTGGATGGGAAGCAGCATTAATTCCGATCTACTTTATCTGCGCCATCTGGGGAGGAAAAGACCGCATCCGTATCAACATGAAATTTTTCGTGTATACCATTGCAGGTTCATTATTTATGTTGATGGGTATTATTTACTTATACCTTCAAAACCCAGCACACAATTTTGATATTCAAGCCTTTTATGCTTTAAACTTAGATAGTACACAACAGGGATGGATTTTTTGGGCTTTCTTTATCGCTTTTGCCATTAAGATGCCGATTTTCCCTTTCCACACCTGGCAGCCTGATACTTATACCGCAGCACCTACACAAGGAACGATGCTATTGTCGGGTATCATGTTAAAAATGGGTATTTATGGCGTAATTAGGTGGTTATTACCAATTGTTCCGGCAGGCGTTCACAATTGGGGCCAAGTGGCTATTGTTTTATCAATCATCGGTATTGTTTATGCTTCGCTGATTGCTTTTACACAAAAGGATGCTAAACGTTTAGTAGCTTATTCATCTATTGCTCACGTTGGATTAATATCAGCAGGTATCTTTGCTTTTAACCAGCAGGGTATGCAAGGCGCCATGGTACAGATGTTGAGTCATGGTATTAATGTAGTGGGTTTATTCTTTGTTTTAGATATCATCTTTTCCCGTGTCAAAACCAATAAAATTGAAGAGTTGGGTGGGATTGCGAAAGTAGCACCACAGTTGGCGCTTGCTTTTCTGATCATTGTTCTAGGCACGGTAGCTTTGCCTGGAACAAACGGATTTATTGGTGAGTTTTTATTGCTAATGGGCGTTTACAACTACGGCATTTGGGCTGCAGCTATTGCAGGATTAACCATTATCTTTGGTGCAGTTTACATGTTGCGCATGTATCAAAATGTAATGTTGGGCGAAACCAACAGCTTAACCATCACTTTTACCGATATAAAGGGAACTGAAAAATTGGTTCTTTATACCATATGTGCATTAATTATTGTTTTGGGTGTTTATCCGAAACCAATTTTGCACTTAACAGAGGCATCTGTACAACATTTATTAGAACAGGTAAATCAAAAATTAAACACAGTAAATTAA